A region of Myxococcus stipitatus DSM 14675 DNA encodes the following proteins:
- a CDS encoding DsbA family oxidoreductase yields the protein MKTPHKPLQVTVYQDVLCSWCYLADLRLDVLRQELGEAVRWSVRPYPLRLHDVLPTEREKRGLVEEVQRAQRESDATAPLLSTDLWLGGDPPRSSVPALAALEAARLQGPQARAFLARAMQRAALEQGVNVSRTDVVFELAARVGLAMNEFSAAFRSEETRRLILDEHRDATARGVRGVPTLVIGGRWMLCGLRELTEYREHILACMGRVATPRSGSSERLVH from the coding sequence ATGAAAACGCCGCACAAGCCGCTGCAGGTTACCGTCTACCAGGATGTGCTGTGTTCCTGGTGCTATCTCGCCGACCTGCGCCTGGATGTCTTGCGCCAGGAGTTGGGCGAAGCCGTGCGTTGGAGCGTGAGGCCGTATCCGCTTCGTCTGCACGATGTGCTTCCCACGGAGCGCGAGAAGCGCGGGTTGGTGGAGGAAGTGCAGCGCGCGCAACGCGAGTCGGATGCGACAGCGCCGCTGCTCTCCACGGACCTGTGGCTGGGAGGAGACCCGCCGCGCAGCAGCGTGCCGGCCCTGGCGGCGCTGGAGGCCGCGCGACTGCAAGGACCGCAGGCGCGTGCGTTCCTCGCGCGAGCCATGCAGCGCGCCGCGCTGGAGCAAGGCGTCAACGTGTCGCGCACGGATGTCGTGTTCGAGCTGGCGGCGCGCGTGGGCCTGGCGATGAACGAGTTCTCCGCGGCGTTCCGCTCCGAGGAGACGCGGCGGCTCATCCTCGACGAGCACCGCGATGCGACGGCGCGCGGCGTGCGCGGCGTGCCCACGCTGGTCATCGGCGGGCGGTGGATGCTCTGCGGCCTGCGCGAGCTGACCGAGTACCGCGAGCACATCCTGGCCTGCATGGGCCGGGTGGCCACACCGCGCTCGGGTTCTTCCGAGCGACTGGTGCACTGA